Proteins from one Impatiens glandulifera chromosome 2, dImpGla2.1, whole genome shotgun sequence genomic window:
- the LOC124925744 gene encoding U-box domain-containing protein 32 isoform X1 — protein MGGGEVKGLVDAENTIFVAVGNKEKDSKSVIDWSLRSFAGRRICLLHVHQPDDSINLKYGKLSVIKGKEQASEACQEFERKKMEKVFGPYLKILGQAGVQASSIWIQMDAVEKGIVESIAQHDIRWLVMGAAADNYYSKTMSEIKSKKANFVRHQAPLSCHIWFICNQNLIYTRAGFVNSSSYFERTAAISSTTCSTLPKLRKYKSEIVEDVDDVEGTSRDQISQLLDYSSTSKNKGVSTVDLVSDGETTSELGEKLEFTVLDVESSRQKAFEESVKRWKAEEDAQEATQMAEALETSLMNEKRQIKDLEEELAQQSQELKRIKNQLDLLKKELPVLQEENPILEDNLRECQSEEKVLTEKIIQAVNLMVIFKENRDKLQIERDKATGAIHSFRRLSLIEGSVFSFLEINEATHEFDPSWKVGDGKYGSVYKGLLDHRKVSIKMLPSSGSQSNLDFENEARFISSVRHPNLVTLIGTSSECRSLVYEYLDKGNLEDRLACQGKSPPLSWKIRMKIAREICMVLAFLHSSRPPIIHGNLKPSNILLDSNFVSKISDLGIRRLIPRDGNQACVTTVLHKTDSAYMPQEFLETGEVTTHCDIYAFGIILLQLLTKRTVDKLLNDAKCAMEADNFEALLDFSAGDWPVKQAKELAQLALRCCEKECEHQPALVLDILSLLEPMNNLCESSRMEVESKETQKKAPSYFICPIFQEVMEDPHIAADGYTYEGDAIKGWFNSNHKTSPMTNLELEHCNLLSNSALYEAIQQWKQQP, from the exons ATGGGAGGTGGCGAGGTGAAAGGACTGGTTGATGCTGAGAATACGATATTCGTGGCTGTGGGAAACAAAGAAAAGGATAGCAAATCAGTGATAGACTGGTCTCTGCGGTCATTTGCTGGACGAAGAATCTGTCTTCTTCATGTTCATCAGCCAGATGATTCAATCAATCTCA AATATGGGAAGCTTTCAGTGATCAAGGGAAAAGAACAGGCATCGGAAGCCTGTCAGGAATTCGAGCGGAAAAAGATGGAGAAAGTATTTGGTCCATATCTTAAAATTCTAGGACAAGCAGGG GTGCAGGCAAGTAGCATATGGATTCAGATGGATGCTGTTGAGAAAGGGATTGTAGAATCCATAGCCCAGCATGATATCAGATGGCTTGTGATGGGGGCAGCAGCagataattattattcaaa GACTATGTCAGAGATAAAGTCTAAGAAAGCAAATTTTGTCCGTCACCAAGCTCCTCTTTCCTGCCATATATGGTTTATTTGCAATCAAAATCTTATCTATACAAG AGCAGGCTTTGTGAATTCTAGCTCCTATTTTGAGAGGACAGCAGCAATCTCTTCTACAACTTGTAGCACCCTACCGAAACTTCGAAAATATAAATCTGAAATCgttgaagatgttgatgatGTGGAAGGTACATCAAGGGATCAGATTTCTCAGCTTTTGGATTATTCAAGCACGTCAAAAAACAAAGGGGTTAGTACAGTG GATTTAGTGTCTGATGGAGAAACGACTTCGGAACTAGGTGAAAAACTAGAATTTACTGTACTAGATGTGGAAAGCTCAAGACAGAAAGCATTTGAAGAGTCTGTGAAGCGGTGGAAAGCTGAAGAAGATGCCCAAGAGGCTACACAAATG GCTGAAGCACTGGAAACATCACTGATGAATGAGAAAAGGCAAATAAAGGACTTGGAGGAAGAGTTAGCTCAACAAAGCCAagaattaaaaagaataaagaatCAGCTTGATCTGTTGAAGAAGGAGCTTCCAGTCTTGCAGGAAGAGAATCCAATACTGGAGGACAACCTTAGGGAATGTCAATCTGAAGAGAAGGTATTAACGGAGAAGATCATTCAGGCTGTTAATCTCATGGTAATCTTCAAAGAAAATCGGGACAAGCTGCAGATTGAACGTGATAAAGCTACTGGAGCTATCCATAGTTTTAGAAGGCTTAGCTTGATAGAGGGATCTGTGTTCTCTTTCCTGGAGATTAATGAGGCGACACATGAGTTTGATCCATCCTGGAAAGTTGGAGATGGGAAATATGGAAGTGTTTATAAGGGGCTTCTTGACCATCGCAAAGTTTCCATAAAGATGCTACCGTCTTCTGGCTCTCAAAGcaatttggattttgaaaacgag GCAAGGTTTATCAGCAGTGTTAGGCATCCAAATCTTGTGACACTCATTGGAACTAGCTCAGAGTGTAGGTCACTCGTCTATGAGTATCTTGACAAAGGCAACCTTGAAGATCGACTTGCCTGCCAAGGAAAATCTCCACCTCTTTCATGGAAAATTCGAATGAAGATTGCTCGTGAGATTTGCATGGTCCTTGCCTTTCTCCACTCCAGCAGGCCTCCTATCATTCATGGGAATCTAAAACCTAGTAATATACTACTCGATTCCAATTTTGTCAGCAAAATTAGTGACTTGGGTATCCGTCGGCTGATTCCTCGAGATGGTAATCAAGCTTGTGTAACAACAGTACTGCACAAAACTGATTCTGCTTATATGCCCCAAGAATTTCTAGAGACTGGAGAAGTTACCACACACTGTGATATATATGCATTTGGGATTATACTCTTACAGCTTTTAACCAAAAGAACAGTGGACAAGCTACTGAATGATGCAAAGTGCGCAATGGAAGCAGATAATTTTGAGGCACTATTGGATTTTTCTGCTGGAGATTGGCCAGTAAAGCAAGCAAAAGAATTAGCTCAATTGGCTTTGAGATGTTGCGAGAAGGAATGTGAGCATCAACCAGCCCTTGTTTTGGACATACTTTCTTTGCTTGAACCAATGAATAATTTGTGCGAGTCATCACGCATGGAAGTGGAATCCAAAGAAACGCAGAAGAAAGCTCCTTCCTACTTTATCTGTCCAATTTTCCAG GAAGTTATGGAAGATCCCCATATAGCAGCAGACGGATACACATACGAAGGGGATGCTATCAAGGGATGGTTCAATAGTAACCATAAGACTTCCCCAATGACAAACCTGGAACTTGAACATTGCAATCTCCTTTCCAATTCCGCCCTTTACGAAGCAATTCAACAATGGAAGCAACAACCATGA
- the LOC124926095 gene encoding uncharacterized protein LOC124926095 — protein MPVAKLKSTSTMDALKSEEGNDSIDTIIRQAIGRESVLSFPRTGESPVQWMLHALDQQDLPGWPLLSPMKIQMQKCEKCSREFCSQLNYRRHIRVHRRSLRVDKESHRNRDLLGSFWDKLSVSEAKEVVSFGDVTLEEVPGSSVIRALTTFLQNPGFCMLPQVYIRAGSALLEIIQARSSQFPITSKELFSILDDASERTFLCAGTAGSMQKYVFDGEAGKIGLEMKNLIACASFLLEKKLVKSWLADKDAESLRCQKLLVEEEEAAQKRQAELLERKRQKKLRQKEQQKAKDSTNVEKADTVTVDTSEYSPPAETASPPFASESSSGSSETEGNNSLPLLLPDPIERHLDEEVDIEAQVGFSNDSSSTCQHIDHQRTTQGSNRRYPVIPRRQVPKSQRNGRNGFYANQNHHHHHNGMKPEQPSQRHNSTTTTSSRDMRSGPVVNSNKVWTRKSKTGNDEGVNVELLRLQKEVEKEAVQRNNNCELMIGSISVTLDNYSCSPNNRLDSTAAAEKNVVKIDSSSSCSSRSTVKLWQPVNRQGSKGPMAVQSGINEPSRDENGSNMFLQQQSVEKEEEGAPAGVLLSNDSAKDFLAQRWKEAIRGEHVKLVLLSSQSDHVPPPPGNVVEVVVGSPKRRTILGSAENLPDTSTTANVVGAAVAVAAATAKVPKSRTKALDSNNKGVKLKYVPKQKIAAAAT, from the exons ATGCCAGTGGCAAAGTTGAAGTCAACCAGCACTATGGATGCATTGAAATCGGAAGAGGGGAATGATTCCATAGACACTATAATCAGACAGGCAATAGGAAGAGAGTCGGTTCTTTCTTTTCCAAGGACTGGTGAGAGTCCGGTGCAGTGGATGCTTCATGCTTTGGACCAGCAAG ACCTTCCAGGATGGCCATTGCTGTCTCCAATGAAGATTCAAATGCAGAAGTGTGAGAAATGTTCCCGTGAATTTTGTTCCCAACTAAACTACCGAAGACATATACGTGTGCATCGACGATCTCTCAGAGTTGACAAG GAGTCTCACAGAAACAGGGATTTATTAGGATCTTTTTGGGACAAG CTTTCTGTTAGTGAGGCTAAGGAAGTCGTGTCATTTGGTGATGTAACACTTGAG GAAGTCCCCGGTTCTTCTGTTATTAGGGCTTTGACGACATTTTTACAGAATCCGGGATTCTGCATGTTACCACAAGTATACATTAGAGCTGGGTCAGCACTTCTG GAAATTATTCAAGCTAGAAGTTCTCAGTTTCCTATAACCTCCAAGGAGCTATTCTCTATCCTTGATGATGCAAGTGAGAGAACATTCTTGTGTGCTGGCACAGCTGGATCAATGCAGAAGTATGTTTTTGATGGAGAGGCTGGGAAAATTGGGCTTGAAATGAAAAACTTAATTGCTTGTGCAAGTTTCCTTCTCGAGAAGAAACTG GTTAAATCATGGTTAGCTGACAAGGATGCTGAATCTTTGAGGTGTCAGAAATTGCTTGTGGAGGAAGAAGAAGCTGCTCAGAAAAG GCAAGCTGAATTGTTGGAAAGAAAGAGACAGAAGAAGTTAAGGCAGAAGGAACAACAGAAAGCAAAGGACTCAACAAATGTGGAAAAGGCAGATACTGTAACTGTTGATACATCAGAATATTCTCCTCCTGCAGAAACAGCCAGTCCACCATTTGCTTCTGAGTCAAGTTCAGGTTCCTCTGAGACGGAGGGAAATAACAGTCTGCCATTACTACTACCTGATCCTATCGAACGTCATCTTGATGAAGAAGTCGACATTGAAGCACAGGTGGGATTCAGCAACGATTCTTCGTCCACGTGTCAGCACATTGATCATCAACGGACGACACAAGGAAGTAATCGGAGGTATCCAGTTATTCCTAGACGACAGGTGCCAAAATCTCAAAGAAATGGTAGAAATGGCTTTTATGCAaatcaaaatcatcatcatcatcataatgGGATGAAACCTGAACAACCGTCTCAGAGGCATAATAGTACTACTACTACTAGCTCCAGGGATATGAGGAGTGGTCCGGTTGTAAATTCGAACAAGGTATGGACTAGGAAATCGAAAACAGGAAATGATGAGGGGGTAAATGTGGAATTATTGAGATTGCAGAAAGAGGTGGAAAAGGAGGCGGTTCAACGTAATAACAACTGTGAACTGATGATTGGTTCCATATCTGTCACTTTGGATAACTACAGTTGTTCACCTAATAATCGGCTAGATAGTACTGCTGCAGCAGAGAAGAATGTAGTAAAGATTGATTCTTCTAGCAGCTGCAGTAGCCGGTCCACAGTGAAGCTCTGGCAGCCTGTCAACCGGCAAGGATCGAAAGGTCCAATGGCAGTTCAAAGTGGAATAAACGAACCATCTAGGGACGAAAATGGAAGCAACATGTTTCTGCAACAACAGAGtgtagaaaaagaagaagaaggtgctCCTGCTGGTGTGCTATTATCCAATGATTCTGCAAAAGATTTTCTTGCCCAGC GATGGAAGGAAGCCATTAGAGGCGAACATGTGAAGTTGGTCCTCCTGTCTTCCCAATCTGATCAtgttcctcctcctccaggcAATGTTGTTGAGGTAGTAGTCGGATCACCCAAACGTCGAACCATCCTTGGCAGTGCTGAGAACCTTCCAGATACTAGTACTACTGCAAACGTTGTTGGAGCAGCAGTAGCAGTAGCAGCAGCAACAGCTAAGGTTCCCAAGTCCAGGACCAAGGCTCTCGATAGTAATAATAAAGGGGTAAAACTCAAGTATGTTCCCAAGCAGAAGATAGCAGCAGCAGCTacctga
- the LOC124925744 gene encoding U-box domain-containing protein 32 isoform X2, with product MGGGEVKGLVDAENTIFVAVGNKEKDSKSVIDWSLRSFAGRRICLLHVHQPDDSINLKYGKLSVIKGKEQASEACQEFERKKMEKVFGPYLKILGQAGVQASSIWIQMDAVEKGIVESIAQHDIRWLVMGAAADNYYSKTMSEIKSKKANFVRHQAPLSCHIWFICNQNLIYTRAGFVNSSSYFERTAAISSTTCSTLPKLRKYKSEIVEDVDDVEGTSRDQISQLLDYSSTSKNKGDLVSDGETTSELGEKLEFTVLDVESSRQKAFEESVKRWKAEEDAQEATQMAEALETSLMNEKRQIKDLEEELAQQSQELKRIKNQLDLLKKELPVLQEENPILEDNLRECQSEEKVLTEKIIQAVNLMVIFKENRDKLQIERDKATGAIHSFRRLSLIEGSVFSFLEINEATHEFDPSWKVGDGKYGSVYKGLLDHRKVSIKMLPSSGSQSNLDFENEARFISSVRHPNLVTLIGTSSECRSLVYEYLDKGNLEDRLACQGKSPPLSWKIRMKIAREICMVLAFLHSSRPPIIHGNLKPSNILLDSNFVSKISDLGIRRLIPRDGNQACVTTVLHKTDSAYMPQEFLETGEVTTHCDIYAFGIILLQLLTKRTVDKLLNDAKCAMEADNFEALLDFSAGDWPVKQAKELAQLALRCCEKECEHQPALVLDILSLLEPMNNLCESSRMEVESKETQKKAPSYFICPIFQEVMEDPHIAADGYTYEGDAIKGWFNSNHKTSPMTNLELEHCNLLSNSALYEAIQQWKQQP from the exons ATGGGAGGTGGCGAGGTGAAAGGACTGGTTGATGCTGAGAATACGATATTCGTGGCTGTGGGAAACAAAGAAAAGGATAGCAAATCAGTGATAGACTGGTCTCTGCGGTCATTTGCTGGACGAAGAATCTGTCTTCTTCATGTTCATCAGCCAGATGATTCAATCAATCTCA AATATGGGAAGCTTTCAGTGATCAAGGGAAAAGAACAGGCATCGGAAGCCTGTCAGGAATTCGAGCGGAAAAAGATGGAGAAAGTATTTGGTCCATATCTTAAAATTCTAGGACAAGCAGGG GTGCAGGCAAGTAGCATATGGATTCAGATGGATGCTGTTGAGAAAGGGATTGTAGAATCCATAGCCCAGCATGATATCAGATGGCTTGTGATGGGGGCAGCAGCagataattattattcaaa GACTATGTCAGAGATAAAGTCTAAGAAAGCAAATTTTGTCCGTCACCAAGCTCCTCTTTCCTGCCATATATGGTTTATTTGCAATCAAAATCTTATCTATACAAG AGCAGGCTTTGTGAATTCTAGCTCCTATTTTGAGAGGACAGCAGCAATCTCTTCTACAACTTGTAGCACCCTACCGAAACTTCGAAAATATAAATCTGAAATCgttgaagatgttgatgatGTGGAAGGTACATCAAGGGATCAGATTTCTCAGCTTTTGGATTATTCAAGCACGTCAAAAAACAAAGGG GATTTAGTGTCTGATGGAGAAACGACTTCGGAACTAGGTGAAAAACTAGAATTTACTGTACTAGATGTGGAAAGCTCAAGACAGAAAGCATTTGAAGAGTCTGTGAAGCGGTGGAAAGCTGAAGAAGATGCCCAAGAGGCTACACAAATG GCTGAAGCACTGGAAACATCACTGATGAATGAGAAAAGGCAAATAAAGGACTTGGAGGAAGAGTTAGCTCAACAAAGCCAagaattaaaaagaataaagaatCAGCTTGATCTGTTGAAGAAGGAGCTTCCAGTCTTGCAGGAAGAGAATCCAATACTGGAGGACAACCTTAGGGAATGTCAATCTGAAGAGAAGGTATTAACGGAGAAGATCATTCAGGCTGTTAATCTCATGGTAATCTTCAAAGAAAATCGGGACAAGCTGCAGATTGAACGTGATAAAGCTACTGGAGCTATCCATAGTTTTAGAAGGCTTAGCTTGATAGAGGGATCTGTGTTCTCTTTCCTGGAGATTAATGAGGCGACACATGAGTTTGATCCATCCTGGAAAGTTGGAGATGGGAAATATGGAAGTGTTTATAAGGGGCTTCTTGACCATCGCAAAGTTTCCATAAAGATGCTACCGTCTTCTGGCTCTCAAAGcaatttggattttgaaaacgag GCAAGGTTTATCAGCAGTGTTAGGCATCCAAATCTTGTGACACTCATTGGAACTAGCTCAGAGTGTAGGTCACTCGTCTATGAGTATCTTGACAAAGGCAACCTTGAAGATCGACTTGCCTGCCAAGGAAAATCTCCACCTCTTTCATGGAAAATTCGAATGAAGATTGCTCGTGAGATTTGCATGGTCCTTGCCTTTCTCCACTCCAGCAGGCCTCCTATCATTCATGGGAATCTAAAACCTAGTAATATACTACTCGATTCCAATTTTGTCAGCAAAATTAGTGACTTGGGTATCCGTCGGCTGATTCCTCGAGATGGTAATCAAGCTTGTGTAACAACAGTACTGCACAAAACTGATTCTGCTTATATGCCCCAAGAATTTCTAGAGACTGGAGAAGTTACCACACACTGTGATATATATGCATTTGGGATTATACTCTTACAGCTTTTAACCAAAAGAACAGTGGACAAGCTACTGAATGATGCAAAGTGCGCAATGGAAGCAGATAATTTTGAGGCACTATTGGATTTTTCTGCTGGAGATTGGCCAGTAAAGCAAGCAAAAGAATTAGCTCAATTGGCTTTGAGATGTTGCGAGAAGGAATGTGAGCATCAACCAGCCCTTGTTTTGGACATACTTTCTTTGCTTGAACCAATGAATAATTTGTGCGAGTCATCACGCATGGAAGTGGAATCCAAAGAAACGCAGAAGAAAGCTCCTTCCTACTTTATCTGTCCAATTTTCCAG GAAGTTATGGAAGATCCCCATATAGCAGCAGACGGATACACATACGAAGGGGATGCTATCAAGGGATGGTTCAATAGTAACCATAAGACTTCCCCAATGACAAACCTGGAACTTGAACATTGCAATCTCCTTTCCAATTCCGCCCTTTACGAAGCAATTCAACAATGGAAGCAACAACCATGA
- the LOC124925771 gene encoding short-chain dehydrogenase TIC 32, chloroplastic-like, with the protein MFWFNRKGPSGFSYSSTAEEVTEGVDGSGLTAIVTGASSGIGTETSRVLALRGVHVIMAVRNMDAGIKAKEAIVNEIPMAKVDAMELDLSSILSVRKFASNFNSSGLPLNILINNAGIMAIPFTLSKDKFELQFATNHLGHFLLTSLLLDTMKKTTDKCKREGRIVNVSSGAHLKPYREGIRFNKINDQAGYNRFLAYGQSKLANILHANELSRRLKDEGTEITANSLHPGVIATNLFRYNNFINGFVANLAKYLIKNVQQGAATTCYLALNPQVKGVSGEYFSHSNIAPTSSMAKDTELAKKLWDFSNESVNK; encoded by the exons atgtTTTGGTTCAACAGAAAAGGTCCGTCTGGTTTCTCCTATTCTTCAACGGCCGAGGAAGTCACCGAAGGAGTAGACGGCTCTGGTCTCACCGCCATTGTCACAG GGGCTTCAAGTGGTATCGGAACTGAAACAAGCCGTGTTCTAGCATTACGTGGTGTTCATGTTATCATGGCGGTTAGAAACATGGATGCAGGCATAAAGGCTAAGGAAGCCATTGTTAATGAAATTCCAATGGCTAAAGTTGATGCCATGGAGTTAGATCTCAGCTCAATCCTCTCCGTAAGAAAATTTGCATCCAATTTCAATTCATCCGGCCTCCCTCTCAACATTCTAAT TAATAATGCAGGAATTATGGCAATCCCTTTCACGCTCTCCAAAGACAAATTTGAGCTGCAGTTTGCCACAAACCATTTAG GTCATTTTcttttgacaagtttgttaTTGGACACTATGAAGAAGACAACGGATAAATGTAAAAGAGAGGGTAGAATCGTTAATGTTTCGTCAGGGGCTCACCTGAAACCATACCGTGAAGGAATTCGTTTCAACAAAATCAATGATCAAGCGGG ATATAACAGGTTTCTTGCATACGGGCAGTCGAAGCTTGCAAATATTCTACATGCTAACGAGCTTTCAAGACGCCTAAAG GATGAAGGGACGGAAATAACTGCAAATTCACTTCATCCTGGAGTTATAGCGACTAATCTCTTCCGCTATAACAACTTTATAAATG GTTTTGTGGCTAATCTGGccaaatatttgataaaaaatgtcCAACAG GGAGCTGCAACGACATGCTATTTGGCGCTTAATCCTCAGGTGAAGGGGGTAAGTGGGGAGTATTTTTCCCATAGCAATATTGCTCCAACCAGTTCGATGGCTAAGGATACCGAATTAGCTAAGAAACTGTGGGATTTCAGTAACGAATCGGttaataagtaa
- the LOC124925744 gene encoding U-box domain-containing protein 32 isoform X3 gives MDAVEKGIVESIAQHDIRWLVMGAAADNYYSKTMSEIKSKKANFVRHQAPLSCHIWFICNQNLIYTRAGFVNSSSYFERTAAISSTTCSTLPKLRKYKSEIVEDVDDVEGTSRDQISQLLDYSSTSKNKGVSTVDLVSDGETTSELGEKLEFTVLDVESSRQKAFEESVKRWKAEEDAQEATQMAEALETSLMNEKRQIKDLEEELAQQSQELKRIKNQLDLLKKELPVLQEENPILEDNLRECQSEEKVLTEKIIQAVNLMVIFKENRDKLQIERDKATGAIHSFRRLSLIEGSVFSFLEINEATHEFDPSWKVGDGKYGSVYKGLLDHRKVSIKMLPSSGSQSNLDFENEARFISSVRHPNLVTLIGTSSECRSLVYEYLDKGNLEDRLACQGKSPPLSWKIRMKIAREICMVLAFLHSSRPPIIHGNLKPSNILLDSNFVSKISDLGIRRLIPRDGNQACVTTVLHKTDSAYMPQEFLETGEVTTHCDIYAFGIILLQLLTKRTVDKLLNDAKCAMEADNFEALLDFSAGDWPVKQAKELAQLALRCCEKECEHQPALVLDILSLLEPMNNLCESSRMEVESKETQKKAPSYFICPIFQEVMEDPHIAADGYTYEGDAIKGWFNSNHKTSPMTNLELEHCNLLSNSALYEAIQQWKQQP, from the exons ATGGATGCTGTTGAGAAAGGGATTGTAGAATCCATAGCCCAGCATGATATCAGATGGCTTGTGATGGGGGCAGCAGCagataattattattcaaa GACTATGTCAGAGATAAAGTCTAAGAAAGCAAATTTTGTCCGTCACCAAGCTCCTCTTTCCTGCCATATATGGTTTATTTGCAATCAAAATCTTATCTATACAAG AGCAGGCTTTGTGAATTCTAGCTCCTATTTTGAGAGGACAGCAGCAATCTCTTCTACAACTTGTAGCACCCTACCGAAACTTCGAAAATATAAATCTGAAATCgttgaagatgttgatgatGTGGAAGGTACATCAAGGGATCAGATTTCTCAGCTTTTGGATTATTCAAGCACGTCAAAAAACAAAGGGGTTAGTACAGTG GATTTAGTGTCTGATGGAGAAACGACTTCGGAACTAGGTGAAAAACTAGAATTTACTGTACTAGATGTGGAAAGCTCAAGACAGAAAGCATTTGAAGAGTCTGTGAAGCGGTGGAAAGCTGAAGAAGATGCCCAAGAGGCTACACAAATG GCTGAAGCACTGGAAACATCACTGATGAATGAGAAAAGGCAAATAAAGGACTTGGAGGAAGAGTTAGCTCAACAAAGCCAagaattaaaaagaataaagaatCAGCTTGATCTGTTGAAGAAGGAGCTTCCAGTCTTGCAGGAAGAGAATCCAATACTGGAGGACAACCTTAGGGAATGTCAATCTGAAGAGAAGGTATTAACGGAGAAGATCATTCAGGCTGTTAATCTCATGGTAATCTTCAAAGAAAATCGGGACAAGCTGCAGATTGAACGTGATAAAGCTACTGGAGCTATCCATAGTTTTAGAAGGCTTAGCTTGATAGAGGGATCTGTGTTCTCTTTCCTGGAGATTAATGAGGCGACACATGAGTTTGATCCATCCTGGAAAGTTGGAGATGGGAAATATGGAAGTGTTTATAAGGGGCTTCTTGACCATCGCAAAGTTTCCATAAAGATGCTACCGTCTTCTGGCTCTCAAAGcaatttggattttgaaaacgag GCAAGGTTTATCAGCAGTGTTAGGCATCCAAATCTTGTGACACTCATTGGAACTAGCTCAGAGTGTAGGTCACTCGTCTATGAGTATCTTGACAAAGGCAACCTTGAAGATCGACTTGCCTGCCAAGGAAAATCTCCACCTCTTTCATGGAAAATTCGAATGAAGATTGCTCGTGAGATTTGCATGGTCCTTGCCTTTCTCCACTCCAGCAGGCCTCCTATCATTCATGGGAATCTAAAACCTAGTAATATACTACTCGATTCCAATTTTGTCAGCAAAATTAGTGACTTGGGTATCCGTCGGCTGATTCCTCGAGATGGTAATCAAGCTTGTGTAACAACAGTACTGCACAAAACTGATTCTGCTTATATGCCCCAAGAATTTCTAGAGACTGGAGAAGTTACCACACACTGTGATATATATGCATTTGGGATTATACTCTTACAGCTTTTAACCAAAAGAACAGTGGACAAGCTACTGAATGATGCAAAGTGCGCAATGGAAGCAGATAATTTTGAGGCACTATTGGATTTTTCTGCTGGAGATTGGCCAGTAAAGCAAGCAAAAGAATTAGCTCAATTGGCTTTGAGATGTTGCGAGAAGGAATGTGAGCATCAACCAGCCCTTGTTTTGGACATACTTTCTTTGCTTGAACCAATGAATAATTTGTGCGAGTCATCACGCATGGAAGTGGAATCCAAAGAAACGCAGAAGAAAGCTCCTTCCTACTTTATCTGTCCAATTTTCCAG GAAGTTATGGAAGATCCCCATATAGCAGCAGACGGATACACATACGAAGGGGATGCTATCAAGGGATGGTTCAATAGTAACCATAAGACTTCCCCAATGACAAACCTGGAACTTGAACATTGCAATCTCCTTTCCAATTCCGCCCTTTACGAAGCAATTCAACAATGGAAGCAACAACCATGA